AAAAGATATCATAGATCTTGAACAAAAGATCCGTGCCTTCCGTGAAGGAAAAATACACGACGAAAAGTTTCGCAGTCTTCGGCTTGCGCGTGGTGTTTATGGTCAGCGGCAGCCGGGCGTACAAATGGTGCGTATTAAATTGCCATTCGGAAAAGTCACCTTTAAACAGTTATTGCGCATTGCCGATGTTTCTGATGAATACGGTAGCGGAAATCTGCATTTAACCACCAGGCAGGATATTCAGATTCATTATGTGAGTCTGGATCGTACCCCTGAACTATGGGCAGAGCTGGAACGTGATGATATTACTTTACGTGAAGCCTGTGGCAATACTGTTAGAAATGTAACTTCTTCGCCTGATGCAGGGATCAACCCTGAGGAACTTTTTGATGTTTCTCCTTATGCACAGGCTGTGTTTAAATATTTTTTAAGGAACCCTATCTGTCAGGAAATGGGCAGGAAAATCAAGATATCTTTTTCAGCAACAGAGAAAGATACTGCTTTCAGTTATATTCATGATTTAGGTTTTATACCTAAGCTCAATGAAAAAGGAGAGCGTGGATTTAAAGTCATGTTTGCTGGTGGTCTGGGTGCACAACCTTTCCTGGCTAGTGTAGTGCATGATTTCTTACCTGAAGATCAATTGATTCCTTACTCAGAATCTGTTTTAAGGGTTTTTGATCGTCATGGAGAAAGAACGAACAGAAATAAAGCAAGGCTAAAATACCTGGTTCAAAAACTTGGATTAGAAGAAGTAACCCGTTTAATTGCTGAAGAAGTTATTGCCAATAAATCAAAATCTTTTGAGGTTGATTTGGGTACGGTGCCACTTCCGGCATTGCCAGAGGCTATTGCTGCATCAGATCAGCGTCCGGCAGATGAAACGCATTATAAGAGATGGTTGGATACCAATGTATTCCCGCAAAAACAAAGTGGTTTTTATGGGGTATATATCAAAGTACCAGTCGGTGATATCAAAACTGATAAAGCGCGGTTATTTGTGGCGGCTATACGTCCTTATGTGGCGGATGAAATCAGAATTACCCAGAACCAGGGCTTATTATTAAAGTTTGTCAGAGCAGAAGCATTGATCCCATTATATACCGTATTAAATGAGCTGGACTTTGCGGTTCCCGGATTTGATAGTGTGGGTGATATTACGACCTGCCCGGGAACAGATACTTGTAATTTAGGAATTGCAAACAGTATGTCTCTTGCAGCGGTATTGGAAGGGGTAATTCATGAAGAATATCCTGATCTGATTTACGATAAAGACATTAAGATAAAAATAAGCGGCTGTATGAATTCATGCGGTCAGCACGGCCTGGCACACATTGGATTTCATGGAAGTTCAGTCAAAGCAAACGGAAAAGTTGTGCCTGCGATACAGGTGATGATTGGTGGCGGAACAGTAGGGAATGGCGAAGGCCGGGTTGCCGAACGTGTGATTAAAGCGCCAACTAAACGTGCGCCAGCTATTCTGCGTACAGTTTTAGATGACTACAGTACGAATTCAGGTGAAAATGAAAGTTTCCACCAGTATTACGATGCTAAAGGTAAAGATCACTTTTACCAGCTATTGAAACCTCTGGCAGACCTTACCGATTTAAAAGATGAGGAGTATGTAGACTGGGGACATGAAGAAACTTTTGTGACTGCAATTGGTGTAGGAGAATGTGCTGGCGTAGTGATTGACTTGGTGGCTACACTTTTACTCGAAGGAGAAGAAAAATTACTATGGGCAGGTGCAGCTTTTGAAGGCAAGGCATGGTCTGATGCGATTTATCATTCTTACAGTGTATTTGTAAATACTGCAAAAGCATTGTTACTGGATAAAAGTATCAGCAGCAGTACGCAAACAGGTGTAATCAGAGAGTTTGATACCAATTTTGTAGAAACAGGTGAGGTAGTTTTACCTTCAGCTTTTAACGAACTGGTACTGCAAATTAATAAAAATGAGCCTACAGAAGAGTTTGCAACAGCTTATCTGGAACAGGCTACACAATTTTATTCAGCAATGAGAGCGAAGAGGGAGGCGCAGGTAAATGTTAATTAATTCAGGAACAAAAAGAGAAATCAGAGAACCAAGAATTACGCTGGTTGGTGCAGGGCCGGGAGATCCGGAACTGATCACAATGAAAGGTGCAAATGCATTGAAAGATGCGGATGTGGTTTTATACGATGCGTTGGTGAATGAAAAAGTATTGGAATACGCTGCTGCTGATGCTATCAAAGTATATGTGGGAAAACGTTCTGGTGAACATTCTTATTCACAGGAAGCGATCAATAAACTGATGGTGGATTATGCGATCAATTACGGACATGTAGTGCGTTTGAAAGGCGGTGATCCATTTGTATTTGGCCGTGGTTATGAAGAGTTGAATTTTGCAGCAGGGTATAATATCCCGGCGCAAATGATTCCCGGATTGTCAAGTTCGATTTCGGTGCCCGGTTTACAGCAGATCCCGGTTACGCACCGCGGATTAAGTGAAAGCTTTTGGGTAGTGACAGGATCTACAGCTTCTGGAGCGATATCCAATGATCTTTATGAGGCTGTCCGTACTAAAGCTACGGTAGTGGTATTGATGGGCCTGAACAAACTGAAAGAGATCGTCAAGCTTTACAAACAGGAGGGAAAAGCGAATTTACCTGTTGCTGTAATCCAAAGTGGTTCTACCGAAGAAGAAAAGCTGGCCATTGGTATTGTGGACACGATTGAAGAAGTTGTGCTGGAAAAAGGAATCGGGGCACCAGCCATTTTAGTATTTGGTGAAGTAGTTTCTTTACATCCTCAATTTCAGCCCATCAAAGATTTTTTTGCAGCCATTAAAGAAGAGTTATAAACTGTGGAAGAACTAAAAGGCAATCAACTATTTCCTGTTTTTTTAAAGCTCAACCAATTGCATACGGTCATCATCGGAGCAGGGCCTGTAGGTCTTGAAAAGTTGAATGCCGTGCTTGGCCAGAGTGAACGGGCAGAAATTACAGTGATTGCCCAGGAGATAACTGAAGAGGTTTATGAGTTGGCTAAGCGTTTGCCGCAGGTTCAGCTTTTGAAGAAAAGTTATGCAGCAACCGATCTTAATCAGGCAG
The sequence above is drawn from the Pedobacter cryoconitis genome and encodes:
- a CDS encoding nitrite reductase, translated to MQSFRTELENPVVEKDIIDLEQKIRAFREGKIHDEKFRSLRLARGVYGQRQPGVQMVRIKLPFGKVTFKQLLRIADVSDEYGSGNLHLTTRQDIQIHYVSLDRTPELWAELERDDITLREACGNTVRNVTSSPDAGINPEELFDVSPYAQAVFKYFLRNPICQEMGRKIKISFSATEKDTAFSYIHDLGFIPKLNEKGERGFKVMFAGGLGAQPFLASVVHDFLPEDQLIPYSESVLRVFDRHGERTNRNKARLKYLVQKLGLEEVTRLIAEEVIANKSKSFEVDLGTVPLPALPEAIAASDQRPADETHYKRWLDTNVFPQKQSGFYGVYIKVPVGDIKTDKARLFVAAIRPYVADEIRITQNQGLLLKFVRAEALIPLYTVLNELDFAVPGFDSVGDITTCPGTDTCNLGIANSMSLAAVLEGVIHEEYPDLIYDKDIKIKISGCMNSCGQHGLAHIGFHGSSVKANGKVVPAIQVMIGGGTVGNGEGRVAERVIKAPTKRAPAILRTVLDDYSTNSGENESFHQYYDAKGKDHFYQLLKPLADLTDLKDEEYVDWGHEETFVTAIGVGECAGVVIDLVATLLLEGEEKLLWAGAAFEGKAWSDAIYHSYSVFVNTAKALLLDKSISSSTQTGVIREFDTNFVETGEVVLPSAFNELVLQINKNEPTEEFATAYLEQATQFYSAMRAKREAQVNVN
- the cobA gene encoding uroporphyrinogen-III C-methyltransferase, with protein sequence MLINSGTKREIREPRITLVGAGPGDPELITMKGANALKDADVVLYDALVNEKVLEYAAADAIKVYVGKRSGEHSYSQEAINKLMVDYAINYGHVVRLKGGDPFVFGRGYEELNFAAGYNIPAQMIPGLSSSISVPGLQQIPVTHRGLSESFWVVTGSTASGAISNDLYEAVRTKATVVVLMGLNKLKEIVKLYKQEGKANLPVAVIQSGSTEEEKLAIGIVDTIEEVVLEKGIGAPAILVFGEVVSLHPQFQPIKDFFAAIKEEL